The following coding sequences are from one Methanosarcina sp. WWM596 window:
- a CDS encoding Hsp20/alpha crystallin family protein: MKWPAKRSFSGPARWDPFEEIRRTQERLNQLFEDFMPMEEWGGGKVYTPAIDIKEEEDKLLITTDLPGINKEDVEINLKEDMLEISAKSGKEKETEEEGYLRRERAYTQFYRAVRLPANVKEEGSTAKMENGVLTISLPKAKIEEPTKKIEIE, encoded by the coding sequence ATGAAATGGCCTGCTAAGAGATCATTTTCAGGACCCGCACGCTGGGATCCTTTTGAAGAGATTAGAAGGACACAGGAACGCTTAAACCAGCTTTTTGAAGACTTCATGCCAATGGAAGAATGGGGAGGTGGAAAAGTATACACTCCTGCCATTGACATCAAGGAAGAAGAAGACAAACTTCTGATCACCACAGACCTGCCGGGGATTAATAAAGAAGACGTGGAAATTAATCTCAAAGAAGACATGCTTGAGATCAGCGCAAAGTCCGGCAAGGAAAAGGAAACCGAAGAAGAAGGGTACCTGCGCAGGGAAAGAGCATATACACAATTTTACCGTGCTGTCCGCCTGCCTGCCAATGTCAAAGAGGAAGGATCTACCGCAAAAATGGAAAACGGTGTCCTGACAATATCACTACCAAAGGCGAAAATTGAAGAGCCAACGAAGAAAATAGAAATTGAGTGA
- a CDS encoding cofactor-independent phosphoglycerate mutase yields the protein MKYAILIGDGMADYPIEKLGGRTILQVARTPAMDSIAERGRTGLAQTVPDGFPPGSDVANMSILGYDPATYYSGRAPLEAASMGVALEADDVAFRCNLITIEKGMIKDYSAGHISSDEAEILIDTLDSELRTENVRFYPGISYRHLIVARNDMGAETECTPPHDITGERKDDYLPRGKDGEFFSGLIEASTVVLELHPVNLKRVQEGKNPANSIWVWGQGYAPKFRSFQELYEKKGAIISAVDLLKGIGIYAGLDVIEVPGATGYLDTNYEGKASAAIESLKTRDLVFVHVEAPDEAGHEGSIEKKLKAVEDFDSRIVAPILKHAEASEEPFTILVLPDHPTPASIKTHTRDPIPFAVYRTDKVDPDGVETFDEEAVKNGSMGLVKASDLIGMLVKG from the coding sequence ATGAAATATGCCATACTTATAGGAGACGGAATGGCGGATTACCCGATAGAGAAACTGGGTGGCAGGACTATTTTACAGGTAGCCCGAACACCTGCTATGGATTCCATTGCCGAGCGCGGAAGGACCGGGCTCGCACAGACCGTACCTGATGGTTTTCCTCCCGGAAGCGACGTTGCAAACATGTCAATTCTCGGGTACGATCCGGCAACCTATTACTCAGGAAGAGCTCCTCTGGAAGCTGCGAGTATGGGAGTAGCTCTTGAAGCTGACGATGTGGCTTTCAGGTGTAATCTTATTACCATCGAAAAAGGAATGATAAAAGACTATAGTGCAGGGCATATAAGCAGTGATGAAGCAGAAATTCTTATCGATACGCTTGATTCCGAACTCAGGACCGAGAACGTCAGGTTTTATCCGGGCATAAGTTACAGGCACCTTATCGTTGCCAGGAATGACATGGGAGCAGAAACGGAGTGCACGCCTCCGCATGATATTACAGGAGAAAGAAAGGACGATTATCTTCCCAGAGGAAAAGACGGAGAGTTTTTTTCGGGGTTGATTGAGGCATCTACGGTTGTTCTGGAACTGCATCCTGTTAATCTGAAAAGAGTACAGGAGGGTAAAAATCCGGCAAACTCTATCTGGGTCTGGGGACAGGGTTATGCCCCGAAGTTCAGGTCTTTTCAGGAACTTTACGAGAAAAAAGGAGCTATTATTTCAGCAGTGGATTTGCTCAAAGGCATTGGAATCTATGCAGGGCTGGATGTAATTGAAGTCCCGGGAGCAACCGGTTATCTGGATACCAATTATGAAGGAAAAGCCAGTGCAGCTATTGAATCCCTGAAAACCAGGGATCTTGTCTTCGTTCATGTTGAGGCTCCTGATGAGGCAGGACATGAAGGAAGTATTGAGAAAAAACTGAAAGCAGTTGAGGATTTTGACAGCCGGATAGTTGCTCCTATTCTAAAACACGCCGAAGCTTCAGAGGAACCGTTTACGATTCTTGTACTGCCTGACCATCCAACGCCGGCCTCGATAAAAACTCATACAAGGGACCCTATTCCGTTTGCGGTTTACAGAACTGATAAAGTCGATCCGGATGGTGTGGAAACCTTCGATGAGGAAGCGGTCAAAAATGGTTCTATGGGTCTGGTAAAAGCCTCTGATCTAATAGGAATGCTTGTAAAAGGCTAA
- a CDS encoding aspartate kinase, giving the protein MKIVMKFGGTSVGDGKKIRHVAHLLKKYYEEGNQIVVVTSALGGVTDRLLENARLASTKGKVSLVKEFKTELTNKHREAVRDAIDDPNVAKDVLQILDLRIEELEKALIGICYLGELTHRSIDYISSYGERLATPIVSGAVRSLGISSIEYTGGEAGIVTSSDYGNARPLEKTYELVSKRLGCRIESHVLVVTGFIGENEEGIITTLGRSGSDFSASILGAALKADEIWLWKEVNGIMTTDPRIVPEAKTIPQISYAEAMELSYFGANVLHPRTIEPAMREHIPVRVKNTFDPEFPGTLVVSEKFQCKHVVKAVSLIKNVALINIAGAEMAGTVGTVARLFTALAKAGVNVVMISQGSSESNLSFVVSEAHVEPALNALHAEFNREIVKEITSDRNVCVVAVVGAGMAGTPGVAKRVFGALGNSMINIIMISQGSSQYNISFVVGEDDAFAAVKTLHDEFELYNGNGIEKQI; this is encoded by the coding sequence ATGAAAATTGTAATGAAATTTGGAGGAACTTCCGTTGGAGACGGAAAAAAAATCCGTCACGTTGCCCATCTCCTCAAAAAATACTATGAAGAAGGCAACCAGATCGTGGTGGTAACCTCGGCACTCGGTGGAGTAACCGATAGGCTTCTGGAAAATGCTCGCCTGGCCTCAACAAAAGGTAAGGTTTCGCTTGTAAAAGAATTTAAAACAGAGCTTACAAACAAACACCGTGAAGCCGTAAGGGATGCCATTGACGACCCAAATGTCGCAAAAGACGTCCTCCAGATCCTTGACCTCAGGATTGAAGAGCTCGAAAAAGCTTTGATCGGGATCTGCTATCTAGGCGAACTTACCCACAGGTCAATCGACTATATCTCCTCTTACGGAGAAAGGCTGGCGACTCCGATCGTTTCAGGTGCTGTCCGCTCCCTTGGGATCTCATCAATCGAATACACAGGAGGAGAAGCAGGGATTGTAACTTCATCGGATTACGGAAATGCCCGCCCTCTTGAAAAGACATACGAGCTTGTATCAAAGAGACTTGGGTGCAGAATTGAGTCCCATGTTCTTGTGGTCACAGGCTTTATAGGGGAAAATGAAGAAGGGATAATCACCACTCTTGGCAGAAGCGGGTCTGACTTCTCGGCTTCTATCCTTGGCGCAGCCCTGAAAGCCGACGAGATCTGGCTCTGGAAAGAAGTTAATGGGATCATGACAACGGATCCAAGAATCGTGCCCGAAGCAAAGACCATCCCGCAGATCTCCTATGCAGAAGCCATGGAGCTCTCTTATTTTGGGGCAAACGTGCTGCACCCGCGCACCATTGAACCTGCAATGCGCGAACATATTCCCGTACGTGTCAAGAACACCTTTGACCCGGAGTTCCCGGGTACACTCGTGGTGTCAGAGAAATTCCAGTGCAAACACGTGGTAAAAGCGGTAAGCCTGATCAAAAATGTGGCCCTCATCAACATCGCAGGCGCCGAGATGGCAGGAACAGTCGGAACTGTTGCAAGGCTCTTTACCGCACTTGCAAAGGCAGGAGTAAATGTCGTTATGATCAGCCAGGGGTCTTCCGAGTCCAACCTCTCTTTCGTTGTCAGTGAGGCGCATGTGGAGCCTGCATTAAACGCCCTCCATGCTGAGTTCAACCGTGAAATTGTAAAGGAAATTACTTCTGATAGAAATGTCTGTGTAGTTGCGGTTGTGGGTGCAGGAATGGCAGGAACCCCGGGAGTGGCAAAAAGGGTATTCGGGGCACTTGGAAATTCAATGATTAATATTATAATGATCAGTCAGGGATCTTCCCAGTACAATATCTCTTTCGTAGTAGGGGAAGATGACGCATTTGCCGCAGTCAAAACCCTGCATGATGAATTCGAACTCTACAATGGAAATGGAATTGAAAAACAGATATGA
- the purM gene encoding phosphoribosylformylglycinamidine cyclo-ligase: MSEKHLTYADSGVDITEEEKTVRTLIDKLSYVRKGIGAPLTGIGHYAGLLDFGEYALAMTTDGVGSKVLIANEMQRWNTVGIDCIAMNVNDLLAIGAEPVAFVDYLALEKHEEGFAAQIGEGLLKGAGISRMSIVGGETATLPDIIKGFDLAGTCLGFVKKEDVIEGGKVQIGDVIVGIPSTGVHSNGYTLVRKIIEESGYSYHDPCPYDSSKTIGDDLLEPTRIYIEVLDVLKACEVHGLAHITGSGLLKLRRVTKLGFDFYDPLEPQEIFKLLQKEGGVEDLEMYKTFNMGMGFLIILPEKDAAKAAEITGGKIVGKIVESGIRVKNLVIEKE, from the coding sequence GTGAGCGAAAAGCACCTAACATACGCGGATTCGGGCGTGGATATCACAGAGGAAGAAAAAACCGTCAGAACCCTGATCGACAAACTGAGTTATGTTCGAAAAGGAATTGGAGCCCCCCTTACAGGGATAGGTCACTATGCAGGGCTTCTGGACTTCGGAGAATATGCCCTTGCCATGACAACAGACGGGGTTGGCTCAAAAGTCCTTATTGCAAACGAAATGCAGCGCTGGAACACCGTGGGAATAGACTGTATCGCAATGAACGTCAACGACCTCCTTGCCATAGGGGCTGAACCTGTAGCCTTTGTGGACTACCTTGCCCTGGAAAAGCACGAAGAGGGCTTTGCAGCACAGATCGGAGAAGGGCTGCTGAAAGGAGCCGGAATATCAAGGATGTCCATTGTAGGCGGGGAAACCGCAACCCTACCTGATATCATAAAAGGTTTTGACCTTGCAGGCACCTGCCTTGGGTTTGTCAAAAAAGAGGATGTTATTGAAGGAGGAAAGGTCCAGATAGGGGATGTAATTGTCGGTATTCCGAGTACAGGGGTCCACAGTAACGGTTACACTCTGGTGAGAAAGATCATAGAGGAATCCGGATATTCTTACCATGATCCCTGCCCCTATGATAGTTCAAAAACCATAGGAGACGACCTTCTTGAACCCACAAGGATCTATATAGAAGTCCTTGATGTCCTTAAAGCATGTGAAGTGCACGGGCTTGCCCATATAACAGGCAGCGGGCTTTTGAAACTGAGAAGAGTAACAAAGCTTGGCTTTGACTTTTATGACCCTCTGGAGCCCCAGGAGATTTTCAAACTCCTGCAGAAAGAAGGCGGAGTCGAAGATCTTGAGATGTACAAGACATTCAACATGGGAATGGGCTTTTTGATCATCCTGCCGGAAAAAGATGCCGCAAAAGCTGCAGAGATTACCGGTGGAAAAATCGTAGGAAAAATCGTGGAAAGTGGGATCAGGGTCAAAAACCTTGTAATAGAGAAAGAATAA
- a CDS encoding DUF1894 domain-containing protein, with protein sequence MSCIEQIKYEILLDKTTYKDAREYIVNHSDEIYYVSPGYKIFKDYHIIGVPPIALGAKGNALIFTYTKPCYGTFVLTVDNEDSIKEIGRLRETETEKVKASLKKGKPPESPKASSGGYLDMWKKKL encoded by the coding sequence ATGAGCTGTATTGAGCAGATAAAGTACGAGATCCTCCTGGATAAGACGACCTACAAGGATGCTAGAGAGTACATTGTGAATCACTCGGACGAGATTTACTATGTATCCCCAGGCTACAAGATTTTCAAGGACTACCACATAATAGGAGTACCTCCTATTGCTCTGGGGGCTAAGGGTAATGCTCTGATCTTCACTTACACAAAGCCCTGCTATGGAACTTTTGTCCTGACCGTAGATAACGAGGACAGCATTAAAGAGATAGGTCGTCTCAGAGAGACGGAGACAGAAAAAGTAAAGGCTTCTTTGAAGAAGGGCAAACCTCCTGAGAGCCCGAAGGCATCCTCTGGCGGTTACCTGGATATGTGGAAAAAAAAATTATAA
- a CDS encoding DUF1890 domain-containing protein: protein MTVAKVLLMMGCPEVPIQTSIALYLSHKLTNTGFDVTVAGTGAATQLLKVSDSDGYYAKKLANLDNTIEDIIEKKADFDICFAFMHNDAGMTYAATMSAISQGKLYSIVFGRNAEALAETIEFDCDKIVAKDVHNPVRLKNKLDKVVEEIVK from the coding sequence ATGACCGTCGCAAAAGTCCTCCTCATGATGGGGTGTCCAGAGGTCCCGATTCAAACCAGCATTGCTCTGTATCTTTCCCATAAGCTGACCAACACGGGTTTCGATGTAACCGTTGCCGGGACAGGTGCAGCAACCCAGCTTTTGAAGGTCTCTGATTCCGACGGCTATTATGCAAAAAAGCTGGCAAATCTTGATAATACTATAGAGGACATTATTGAGAAAAAAGCGGATTTCGACATATGTTTTGCTTTTATGCATAACGATGCCGGAATGACCTATGCTGCGACTATGAGTGCCATTTCTCAGGGAAAACTGTACTCTATAGTCTTTGGCAGAAATGCCGAGGCTCTGGCTGAAACCATCGAGTTCGATTGTGATAAGATCGTCGCAAAGGACGTTCACAACCCCGTTCGTCTCAAGAACAAGCTGGACAAAGTGGTGGAGGAGATAGTCAAATGA
- a CDS encoding DUF1894 domain-containing protein, giving the protein MVCLSEFDYEILLKNATLKECENLIKEHSEEVYLVPGGYDIKGIFLLGTAIPVGFSKDTIIFQFIKPCFGLFVIRMKNEAEEIKKLREQYKKDKNVKKIK; this is encoded by the coding sequence ATGGTATGTTTAAGCGAATTTGACTATGAGATCCTCCTGAAAAATGCAACCCTCAAAGAGTGTGAAAACCTAATTAAGGAACATTCGGAGGAAGTGTACCTGGTACCAGGAGGGTACGATATAAAAGGTATTTTTCTTCTGGGCACAGCTATTCCTGTTGGTTTTTCGAAAGATACCATTATATTTCAATTCATAAAGCCCTGCTTCGGCCTTTTTGTAATAAGGATGAAAAATGAAGCAGAAGAAATCAAGAAACTTAGAGAGCAGTATAAAAAGGATAAAAATGTAAAGAAGATAAAATAA
- a CDS encoding PUA domain-containing protein: MNNGVERISKVRMIADYQFGKGTGKELFPDGSTFQLSRTKRVRQVFYSGQRIVTARAKDGFFTLSIEGASIIHRLLPGKRLRVVVSEEAVPFVEAGKTAFAKHVIEIDPELRAGEEVLVTDKADRLLATGQLLLSPAEILSLDSGAAVDVRVGTASKKEE; the protein is encoded by the coding sequence ATGAACAACGGTGTAGAAAGAATTTCGAAGGTCCGTATGATTGCGGATTACCAGTTCGGAAAAGGTACAGGAAAAGAGCTTTTCCCTGACGGATCAACGTTCCAGTTATCCCGGACAAAAAGAGTACGCCAGGTCTTTTACTCAGGTCAGAGAATTGTAACGGCCAGAGCAAAGGACGGTTTTTTCACGCTCAGTATTGAAGGAGCTTCCATAATCCACAGGCTTCTCCCCGGAAAAAGACTCAGGGTAGTTGTTTCGGAAGAGGCTGTTCCTTTTGTGGAGGCAGGCAAAACAGCTTTTGCAAAGCATGTAATTGAGATTGATCCTGAACTCCGTGCAGGAGAGGAAGTACTTGTTACAGATAAAGCAGACAGGCTGCTTGCAACAGGGCAGTTGCTCTTATCCCCTGCAGAGATCCTGTCTCTTGACAGTGGAGCAGCTGTAGATGTACGGGTAGGGACTGCTTCGAAAAAAGAAGAATAA
- a CDS encoding acetylornithine transaminase — MITNSRKGIHLTENIIESGDLQARYNSVIEKDSKYVMQTYGHQPLVLSKGKGTIVRDIYGKEYIDCVAGIAVNNVGHCHPTVVKAIQAQAEKLIHVSNIYYTEIQAELAETLVSITGMERVFFCNSGAESIEAAMKLARVATGKSTFVAAEHSFHGRTIGALSVTHKNMYRDPFMPPVSSETAFVPYSDADAIRQAISENTAAVILEPIQGEGGVNIPGPEYLKEVREICDETGTLLIFDEVQTGFGRTGTWFCKEQFGVEPDIMSMAKALGGGLPMGAIAARDGLSFGRGQHASTFGGGPLVCAAALAAIKVIKEEKLLERSKKMGAYFVEKLAGMTRNDVVEIRGKGLMIGVEIKYPCSKFVDFAREHGVLLNCTSDSVLRLVPPLVITKEQIDTVVDVLEQA; from the coding sequence ATGATCACAAATTCAAGGAAAGGAATTCACTTGACAGAAAACATTATTGAATCCGGGGACCTGCAAGCAAGGTACAATTCCGTTATAGAAAAAGACTCAAAGTATGTAATGCAGACCTATGGACACCAGCCCCTTGTGCTTTCAAAAGGTAAGGGAACAATTGTCCGGGATATCTACGGGAAAGAGTATATCGACTGCGTGGCAGGCATTGCAGTCAATAACGTTGGACACTGCCACCCGACAGTTGTTAAAGCAATCCAGGCACAGGCAGAGAAACTTATTCACGTTTCCAATATATATTATACCGAAATCCAGGCAGAACTTGCGGAAACCCTTGTCTCGATTACAGGAATGGAGCGCGTCTTTTTCTGCAACTCGGGAGCTGAATCCATAGAGGCTGCAATGAAACTGGCTCGTGTGGCTACGGGAAAAAGCACTTTTGTAGCAGCCGAACACTCCTTCCACGGGAGGACTATAGGAGCACTCAGCGTGACCCACAAAAACATGTACAGGGATCCATTCATGCCACCGGTCAGCTCCGAAACCGCCTTTGTCCCATATTCCGATGCCGATGCTATCAGGCAGGCAATTTCCGAAAATACCGCAGCAGTAATCCTTGAGCCCATTCAAGGAGAAGGCGGGGTAAACATACCGGGTCCCGAATACTTAAAAGAAGTAAGGGAAATCTGTGATGAAACCGGCACTCTCCTGATATTTGATGAAGTGCAGACAGGTTTTGGAAGGACAGGCACCTGGTTCTGCAAAGAACAGTTCGGAGTCGAGCCTGACATTATGAGTATGGCAAAAGCCTTAGGAGGAGGGCTCCCCATGGGGGCTATTGCAGCCCGCGACGGGCTCAGTTTCGGGCGTGGGCAGCATGCTTCTACCTTCGGAGGAGGACCTCTTGTCTGTGCGGCAGCTCTTGCTGCGATTAAAGTGATTAAAGAAGAAAAACTTCTGGAGCGCTCAAAGAAAATGGGAGCTTATTTTGTGGAAAAGCTCGCTGGCATGACAAGGAATGACGTTGTGGAAATTCGTGGGAAAGGGCTTATGATAGGAGTTGAGATCAAGTACCCCTGCAGCAAATTTGTTGACTTTGCAAGGGAACACGGCGTGCTTCTAAACTGCACCTCGGACTCGGTACTCCGCCTTGTCCCCCCACTTGTGATAACAAAAGAGCAGATCGATACGGTAGTTGATGTTCTTGAGCAGGCCTGA
- the hisC gene encoding histidinol-phosphate transaminase, with protein sequence MFLSRPELIKKEIFDIAEYVPGKSIEEIASAYGLDPTSIIKLGSNENPLGPSPKAVRALVETAPGVNIYPSADARELREALSKYTGFPVSNIVASGPGMDGLLDGLCRIIIEKGDEVIVPTPTFAYYELPARACGGKPIFIRRDSDFSLDPEKILEAVSSRTKIIFLCSPNNPSGNLLPETDLRKIVENTHALVFVDEAYVEFADRNLAGLVKEYDNLAIGRTFSKAFGLAGLRLGYGIMPEWLVKEYSRAATPFSVSLLALRAGVAALSDEDHLSKSIHLAKEGREYLRKNIPFTVYPSQANFVLVDVAPLKAKKVSESLMEKGIIVRSCDSFREAGDSLIRVTIGTSEQNEKVVRAFETSKTEV encoded by the coding sequence ATGTTCTTGAGCAGGCCTGAACTGATAAAAAAAGAAATCTTTGATATTGCAGAGTACGTTCCCGGAAAGTCCATAGAAGAGATAGCTTCCGCCTACGGGCTTGATCCGACTTCGATTATCAAACTTGGCTCAAACGAAAACCCTCTGGGACCTTCCCCAAAAGCTGTTCGGGCTCTTGTAGAAACAGCTCCCGGAGTAAATATCTACCCTTCAGCCGATGCACGGGAACTGAGAGAAGCCCTCTCTAAATACACAGGTTTTCCAGTATCGAACATTGTCGCCTCCGGACCCGGAATGGACGGGCTGCTTGACGGGCTTTGCAGGATAATCATTGAAAAGGGAGACGAGGTTATTGTCCCTACCCCGACCTTTGCCTATTACGAACTGCCTGCCAGAGCTTGCGGGGGAAAACCGATTTTTATCAGGCGAGACTCCGACTTTTCCCTGGACCCTGAAAAGATCCTTGAAGCCGTATCGTCCAGGACAAAGATCATTTTCCTCTGCTCCCCAAACAACCCTTCAGGCAACCTCCTTCCCGAAACCGACCTTAGGAAAATCGTTGAAAATACCCATGCCCTTGTGTTTGTGGACGAAGCATATGTTGAATTTGCAGACAGGAACCTTGCCGGGCTCGTAAAGGAATATGACAACCTTGCGATTGGGAGGACCTTCTCCAAGGCATTCGGGCTTGCTGGCCTGCGCCTGGGCTATGGGATAATGCCTGAATGGCTCGTAAAAGAGTATTCAAGAGCAGCCACCCCGTTTTCGGTAAGTCTCCTGGCTTTAAGAGCAGGAGTAGCCGCACTTTCGGATGAAGACCATCTGAGTAAAAGCATACATCTTGCAAAGGAAGGCAGGGAATACCTGAGAAAAAACATCCCATTTACGGTTTATCCTTCACAGGCAAACTTCGTACTCGTAGATGTTGCTCCTTTGAAAGCAAAAAAAGTCTCAGAAAGCCTTATGGAAAAAGGAATAATCGTGCGCTCCTGTGATTCTTTCAGGGAAGCTGGAGATTCCCTTATCAGGGTAACAATCGGTACTTCTGAACAGAATGAAAAGGTAGTCAGGGCTTTTGAAACTTCAAAAACAGAGGTTTAA
- a CDS encoding dihydroneopterin aldolase family protein, with the protein MTENKITDRDNALFEAGIKLGALYHQFTGSPVNLKTVSSLEKAIQESISVQPFVEQISVKIDRDLLKSKLNSEFGYTELQGPMLEVKITVKYGFSRVKVAMEFDFELNYPLMKIEDIE; encoded by the coding sequence TTGACCGAAAACAAAATAACCGATAGGGATAACGCACTTTTCGAGGCAGGAATAAAACTGGGAGCTCTCTACCATCAATTTACAGGTTCCCCTGTAAACCTGAAAACAGTTTCAAGTCTTGAAAAGGCTATTCAGGAAAGCATTTCAGTTCAGCCTTTTGTAGAACAAATTTCGGTAAAAATTGACCGGGACCTTTTAAAAAGTAAGTTAAATAGTGAGTTCGGATACACCGAGCTTCAGGGTCCCATGCTTGAAGTTAAAATCACTGTAAAATACGGCTTTTCACGGGTGAAAGTCGCGATGGAATTCGACTTTGAACTTAATTATCCATTGATGAAAATTGAAGATATTGAATAA
- a CDS encoding archaetidylserine synthase produces MLRLPDLVSLLNLICGIGSIAVAAQSNSFGFALILLLMAAVADGADGYIARRFKGGELGEQLDSLADTVSFGVAPALLIFLEFGENEPLVAIFAVFYAVCGVLRLARFNSTISTPKNGFEGLPITAGCIMLVAYLLLGESVVRIDFLLALTLALSILMVSSVSYPKIKNIKILAFIAAIFGITVFLYFINLEYMRLFSFLPFILMLTYLFSPFLKVPLISPVSSKDQGHKKGLKAGGGKEKQ; encoded by the coding sequence ATGTTAAGACTCCCGGACCTGGTCTCTCTTTTGAACCTGATCTGCGGGATTGGTTCCATTGCAGTAGCTGCCCAGAGCAACTCTTTTGGTTTTGCTTTGATCTTACTCCTGATGGCGGCTGTTGCAGACGGGGCAGATGGATACATTGCCCGCAGATTCAAAGGGGGAGAACTTGGGGAGCAACTTGACTCCCTGGCAGACACAGTCTCTTTTGGGGTTGCTCCTGCTCTTCTCATATTCCTGGAATTCGGAGAAAATGAACCTCTTGTTGCGATATTTGCAGTTTTTTATGCTGTATGTGGTGTGCTCAGGCTCGCTCGTTTCAATTCTACGATCTCTACCCCTAAGAATGGGTTTGAAGGGCTTCCTATCACCGCAGGCTGCATTATGCTGGTTGCGTACCTTTTGCTTGGCGAAAGTGTCGTAAGGATCGACTTCCTTCTGGCTCTGACTCTTGCCCTGTCTATCCTTATGGTGAGTTCCGTAAGTTATCCGAAGATAAAGAATATCAAGATTCTGGCTTTTATAGCTGCGATTTTTGGGATAACTGTTTTCCTGTACTTTATTAATCTGGAGTATATGCGGCTTTTTTCTTTCCTGCCCTTCATTCTTATGCTTACTTACCTGTTCTCTCCTTTCCTTAAGGTCCCTCTGATCAGTCCTGTTAGCAGTAAAGATCAGGGGCACAAAAAGGGACTGAAAGCTGGAGGGGGAAAAGAAAAGCAGTAA
- a CDS encoding phosphatidylserine decarboxylase — MIAKGSEPWLFTVASVTALFAILSRAMDSLPFLNHAAQMGMALTFFMVVFFRDPERKVEISDTYMISPADGTVIDIRDRKICIFMFLQNVHVNRAPISGRIKEITYKKGGYLPAFCKDSERNERNEFIIHSKYGDVEVTQIAGIIARRIVTYSSVNEVVEQGQRIGMIRFGSRVDVTIPHDFDITVRKGERVLAGKTVIATIKNDRDF; from the coding sequence ATGATTGCAAAAGGATCTGAACCCTGGCTTTTTACAGTTGCTTCTGTAACTGCCCTGTTTGCCATTCTCTCTAGGGCGATGGATAGTTTACCCTTCCTCAATCATGCAGCTCAGATGGGGATGGCACTAACTTTCTTTATGGTTGTCTTTTTCAGGGATCCTGAAAGAAAGGTAGAAATCTCTGACACTTATATGATCTCCCCTGCTGATGGTACGGTTATCGACATCAGAGACAGAAAAATCTGCATTTTTATGTTTCTTCAAAATGTACATGTAAATAGAGCTCCGATTTCCGGAAGAATCAAGGAAATTACCTACAAGAAAGGGGGTTATCTCCCGGCTTTTTGTAAGGATTCGGAAAGGAATGAAAGAAACGAGTTTATTATCCATAGCAAGTACGGGGATGTAGAGGTCACACAGATTGCAGGCATCATCGCCCGCAGGATTGTCACATATTCCAGTGTGAATGAAGTTGTTGAACAGGGGCAACGTATCGGAATGATCCGTTTCGGGTCAAGAGTAGATGTAACAATTCCTCATGATTTTGACATTACAGTTCGTAAAGGGGAGCGAGTGCTTGCAGGCAAGACCGTTATAGCAACAATAAAAAATGACAGGGACTTTTAA